The proteins below are encoded in one region of Verrucomicrobiota bacterium:
- a CDS encoding efflux RND transporter permease subunit, producing MRTGIEPRRRAAPRTTLPSRAILGALPSHILLGVTPSYLSVFGMPALAGVALDNSIVLVGYVNQRRAAGRTLREAALEAGARRFRPILLTSATTLAGLAPLMLAKSLQAQFLIPTAVSLGFGIVLGTVITLLLVLCALRVADDVGATWRGLTAQQYQIKLNIHGALNTAIERPV from the coding sequence ATGCGCACCGGAATCGAACCACGTCGCAGGGCCGCTCCACGGACCACTTTGCCTTCCAGGGCGATTCTCGGCGCGCTGCCCAGCCACATCCTGCTCGGTGTCACGCCGTCCTACCTGTCCGTCTTTGGCATGCCGGCGCTCGCGGGTGTGGCCTTAGACAACTCGATCGTGCTGGTGGGCTACGTGAACCAACGGCGAGCCGCTGGACGGACGCTCCGCGAAGCGGCGCTTGAAGCCGGCGCGCGGCGGTTCCGTCCCATCCTGCTGACTTCCGCGACGACGTTGGCCGGCCTTGCGCCCCTGATGCTGGCCAAATCGCTTCAAGCGCAATTCCTCATTCCCACCGCCGTGTCGCTGGGGTTTGGGATTGTCTTGGGCACCGTCATCACGCTATTACTCGTGCTATGCGCGCTGCGGGTGGCGGACGACGTGGGCGCAACCTGGCGCGGGCTTACGGCACAACAATACCAAATTAAGTTGAACATCCATGGTGCCCTGAATACCGCCATCGAACGACCTGTTTGA